The window GGTTGTTGAAGGCCCCCGCCTGGGACGAGACGGTGTGGGCCCGGATGGACACTCTGGTGGCAGCCGAACACGATCTGAGGCGCGGCCGGAAGCCGGGTCCCCGCCCTGCCGCGGACCTGTCCACGCCTCTGTACCGGGCCCGCCGTTGCCCCTGCGAGGGCGACCATCCCTTCGTGGCTGGCCCCGACTGCGCTGCGGCGGGCGTGGACACGCTGATCCCCGAAGCGGACGTGGTGGTCACCGACGCCCTGGAACAGACCGCCTCCGCCCTGCGGCACGTCGTGGCCGCTGGCGGCGTGATGAACATCGACGGCGCCCCGGGGACCGGCAAGACCATCGCCCTGCAGTACGCCCTCGCCCGACTGCCGCCCGGCCCGGACGTGCGCCGGGTCCCGATACCCGTGGGCGCCACGATCGCCCAGCTACGCCACGCGATCGCCGGAGCACTCGCACTCAAGGTGCGCTCCGACAACCGGCGCAACACCACCGACCAGGCCCTGGCCACCGCGCTGCGCAGCCCGCACGTGCTGGTGTGCGACGACATCCAACGGCTGTCCCCGCCCGCCCTGGAATACCTCTGCCGCCTGGCAGCCGACCCCGGCGCACCCACCACCCTCATCCTGGCCGGAACCGGAAGCACCCAAGCCCTCCAGCGGATACCAGAGCTCGCCTCCCGCATCCTGACCCGCCAGCACATCCCGCCGCTCACCCCCGCTCAGGCCCAGGCCGTCCTGCCCGCCTTCCACCCGCTCTGGGGCAGGGTGCCGCCACAGCACATCGCCCGAGCCGACGAACGCTGCGCACGGGGCAACTTCCGCGCCTTCGCCCAGATCACCGCCCACGTCATCGACGCCGTCCTGACGAACCCCCTCGGGTATTCCGGCAGCGCCCTGGTCGAGGCGGCATGCCGCCGGCTCGGGGGCATCTGAACGGCCTCACTCCAGGGCGCCGCTGTGTGGGGCGTTCATGAAGTGCAGCGTCAGTGCCGTGGGGCGGTACATCCACCGCGTCACCGTCCCGGGAACGGCACTTGAGAGCAACTCCCCTCTCCACCCAAGCCGCGGCATCGATTTACGTATGCGCCATGCGGTATCCGCATGAAATGGGCTAGGGTCGCATCATGGTGATGGGTACGGAAGAGCTCCTCAGGCTGACGGTCGCTGCGTTGATGACGCGTACCGGTGAGCGGCAGAACGTTCTCGCCGACGGCCTCGGTCTCTCGCAGGCACAGATCTCCCGCAAGCAGGCCGGCCGGCAGCACTGGTCGCTGGAGGACGTCGACGGCCTGGCCGCGCATTTCGGTCTCCACGTCCTGGACCTCCTCGCCGGCCCCACCCACGCAGTCGGCGTACTCCACGGCTCGACCCCCGCACTGCGCCCCTCCGGCGTCCCCGCCCCGCCCACCGCCCCGGCCGCGCAACTCCCCCTCGCGGCCGTGCAGCTCCCGGCCCAGCCCCCGCAGGCGCCCTCCCCGCTGACCGCTGCGCACATGCTGCTGTGCGTGTTGTGCGGGCAGCCGTGCAGCGAGGAGGTTGACGGGTTCCCGCAGCACCTGAGCGCTGAGGAGTGCGCGGCAGCCATCGCCGCCGCAACCCCGGGCCCGGCGGCGGCCCCGGTAGCACCCGCACCGGCCCCCGTGCCGCAGCAGCTCCCCGCCGCCCCTCCAGCCCCCGCGCCGGAAGCCACGGCGGAGCTCGTCGCGACGGAGCCGGCGCCGGAGGCCGAACCTGCGCCGGAGCCGGTCAAGGAGAGGCCGGCCAAGGCGGGTCCGGCGGTGGTGCGGGGGCCGCGTACGTACGCGTCCGGGACGCTGACCGACCAGATTGCCGGCAACGTCCACGCCGCTCTGCAGGAGTGCGAGGGTGACGTGGAGGCCGCCCAGGCCGCGCTGACCAAGTCCGCGATCCCCGACGTCATGAAGCTGTTCAAGGAATCGCGGGTCGGGGGCCGGTACGAGCATTCCGAGTTCCCGCCGACCGCCGACGTGCTGCGCAAGCGCTCGCAGAAGGGTGCGGATGAGATCTGGGAGGGCCGTCCGAAGTGGCGCAACCCCCATGTCTTCCAGGCGGCCAAGAAGGGTGAGACCTTCGAGGTGACGGCCCTGGATATGAACGCCGCCTACCTGTCGGCCTTCAAGTGCTGGCTCCCGATCGGCCAACTCAAGGAGGACACCAGCGGCGTCCACGACCGCAAAAAATCCGGGGTCCACCTCATCACCCCGGCCGAGTGGGAGCACACCGACCTGCCCAACCCGCTCGGCAACCGGATGGAGCCGGGCGAGTTGTGGGTCACCGAATCCACCCTCCGCCTCCTCCTCGACTGCGCCCGCGACGACCTCGCCGACGCCCCGACCATTCACCGCTCCCTCGTCTCCGGCGGCACCGAAGTCCTGCTGGAAAAACTCCGCCGCGCCCTGGCGGAAGTCCGGAAAACCGCTCTCGCTGAGGGCGACGAACTGACCGTCAACTATGTGAAATCCATGTATTCTAAGCTGGTCTCCACCCTGGGCGAATCCACCGCGAACCGTGATATGCGGCGCCCGGACTGGATGCACATCATGCGCGCGAAAGCATTCGCGAATCTGTGGATGAAAGCCAACAAAATCCATAAGGCCGGATTGCAGGTCGTGGAAATCTCCGGCACCGACGAACTTCACGTCATCGGCGATTGGCGGACAGTTTTCGCCGAGGGCCGGGACCTGAACCAGGTGAAGGAAAAGCAGACTTACACGCTGGGGGGTAAGCGCTGATGGCGGGTTCCGAGGACCTGTGGTCCCGCTGGGGCGAATGGCAGAGGCATGACGCCCGCGGGATGAAGGGCGGGGAGGCCCTGATCCTGGAGCTCAACCGGATCGTGCACTCCTCGGGTATCACCTCGCCCGTCACGTCCCGGCGCGGCCTGGCTGCCCGCCTGCGGTATCTCGACAGCCCCGCCGGCCGCGAAGCCCTCGCCGAACAGGGCGTCAGCACCCGCTCCCTGCGCTCCTGGGCGCGTGGCAAGGCCGTGCCTTCTCCGGCGTCCAGGGAGCGGATCGACGCGGCGTACTGGTGGCGCCGGCGGGAGAACCTGATCCGCTCCGGCTGGCTGGCCCGGCACCTCGACAACGACGGCCGCGGTCGCCGGATGGAGATCTATCCGGTCGACCAGAGTCACGTCGATTCCAAGTACAGCCGCCCCCTCAGCGATCGCTCCATCACCGTCCGGTACATCTGGCCCGACCTCGTCCACGCCTGGGCCGCCCGCAACGAGGCCATGGTCGACGAGATCTGGGACGACGTCATCACCGACCTCGACTCCGACTACGCCGCCTACGCCTACGTCTCCTCCGTCGGCATCGGCGCCTGACTCGCGGTGCTGCTGCCGCATGAGGGTGCCCCCGGCCAAGCAGGCCGGGGGCACCCTCATGCGTGGGCGTTGCGCGCATTACGCCGCTGAGGTTGTGGCGGACTCCAGCGGGACTGTTGTCCCATGTCCAACGAGGGAGTCGGACGGTTGATGGGAGGCCGGGAAGGGCTGGGGAGCAGACCGGCTGGCAGGCGGAGCCGACGGGATGGCGTCCTGCTCGTCGGTGCCGCCGGTGAACAGGATCATGAGGACGGCGAAGACCGCGGCGCCGGAGCCTATGGAGCCGACCACGTCGCCCCCGGTTCCGGGCGCCTGACCTCGGGCCTTGGCGGTCGCCTTGTAGACCAGGTACGCCACCACGGCACTCGTCACAAAGATGGCCGCGGTGAGCGGTGCGATGTGTACGTTCATGAAGGGCCTCCCCGAGGCGCCGTGGCCTGCCCTGTTTGATCCCGCCAAAGATCTCCAGCAGGGCAGGCCGGATACCGCCCTGGACGCTGATGCGACCAGGGTTTCGTGAGGTCGGGCACGCCAGCCTCTACGCGCCCGTCGAAGCGGTGCAGCGGCTCGCAAGACGTCTGAACTGCGGTTTCTTAGCAGCATCCGCACATTCAGAAAAGGTGTGATGCGCGCAAATCACCTACCGGGTGCCAAAAGTCCGTTCCTGCAAGGCAGCGAGTCGGGCGTTGTCGCTGTGGGGTTTCACTGCGAACACCATTCGACCAGAGCCCTTCACGAGGACGAGGCAAACCTGGACCAGAGTCCACAGAGGGGTGAACTTGCCTCTCGCACACGTCGGTCAGACGTACGAGCCTGCCGGCTCTGGTCGCCCTCGGCCTCCTGGGCGCAACCCCGTTGGCGTCGTGAGAGGCGAGGTACTGCCAGCTTGAGCACGGCGACGTACGAGGCGCCTGGGCCGAGCACGGCAACGCCGTGAAGCGTTCCGGCGTGGCACCCCGCAGGCTGCGCCAACCGCCTATCCCCCTCCAGAACCGCGCCGTAGGCGATAGGCGCGGGCCCACCTACGCCGCCCATGCCTACGTCCCTGCCGTCGGTATCGGCGCCTGACCGTCGCCGGGGCGGGCGGGGCTGACGCGCCCCGCCCGCCCCGGCGTCCGGCGTCCGGGAGCATCCGGGTCAGTGCCTGCGGTTGGTGACCACGACGCCGATCGCGGTGGCGAGGGCCGCGCCGACTCCGCCGACCGCCGCGATCGGGGCGGTCAGCGAAGGGTGGGCCACGCACAGGTAGCCGGTGGCGCCCAGGACCAGGACGACGACGAGGGCCAGAAGCAGCGTCTGGAGCGGGTCCGGGGCCGGCCCTTGGGGCGACGGCTGCCGGGACGGGCCCGAGGGCTGGGGCTGTGAGTCGTTGGCGGACATGAGGGTTCCCTCCCGTAAAGGCCTGCGGACGGGCCGCGGCCAGGTGTGAAGCGCGGTGTCTCCACACTTGGGCGGAAGCGGATCTTGCAGGAGTGACAACGGGCTGTTTCCGGTCAACCGGCAACATCAGGCCGTCCCGGGCGGGGTGTTCCCGCGCTGTCACCGCATGCACGACAATCGGGCAACTGCGCTGTTAGGGGACAGTGCTTGCCGGCTGAAAGACAGGCGATGGACGAACCCGAGCTGACGCCGACGGCCGTACCGCAGGAGGCCCCGGCGCCCGAGGTGACACCGGCGGCCGCCTACGCGAACGCCTTACGCAAGGCCGTGCACGGCTACCGGGCGGCCGGCGGGACACAGAAGAAGGTGGCCGCCGCTCTGCACATCTCCCCGGGGACGCTCACCCGGTACCTGAACGGGGAACGAACGGCCTCCCGCAAGACGCTCCTTGCCATACGCGCCTTCCTCGAAGCACAGCAGCCGCACCTGCCCGTCACCGACTGGGCGGAGCTGGATGAGCTGTGCGAGCGCGCCAACCTCGCCAACGGCTCTCCGGCCGTCCGGCTCGCCCAGCTGAAGGAAGAACTCGCCCGTGTGCGCGAGGAACAGCAAGACGCACATCACGTCTCCGAGGAACGCCTGAGCGCACTGGAAGAGCAGGCAGTCGACCTCACTGACCAGCTGAGGCAGGCACTGGACCGCGCGCAGAACGCTGAAAGCGCCGAACGGACCCTCCAAGACGATGTCGCCGAGCGGGACGAGAACCTGCGCCACGCCCAGGACTACACCCGCCAGGTGGAAGCGGAACTCGCCCAGCAGCAGGAGCAGGCACGACTGCTCCTGGTCGAAGTCGGGGTGCTACAGGAGCAGAACCGCCGGCTCCTCGAAGGGCAGCAGGCCGTTTCCGCCCCGGAAACGCAGCCAGACCCCGGATTTACTCCCGAGTACGCCCACCTCGTTAACCGGCACACCACAGCAGCCGAAGACGCCACCACGGGGCCGCAGCAGCACCCACAGCACACCAAACGGAACCCTCCCGAGGAGCGGACACCCACCCGGCCCCGGCCCTCCCGCCGCACCCAGGCCCAGGCCCGCCTCCGCCCCCCTTCACCGGCCTGGATCGTGATCGCCGTCGTAGTCATGGCGTTGTGCGCGTACACCGCCGTCACCGTCGTCCTCGCCGTCCCCGCGGTCCGCTACGACCTGTCCTCGACACTCGGCGTCGCAGCCTCGATGATCACCTGCAACCTGCTGGCGGCGGCACTCACCGGCTGGGCGGGACGCCCCGCCGCCCTGCGGTACGGCCCCCGACTGATCCTGCTGCCGGGACTGATCCTCCTCGCGATCGGATCGCTGATCGCCTCCTGGACCCTGGGATACGACACCTGGGTCACCCAGCCCCCCGCAGCGGACTGGTCCGCACTCCAGCTCATGACCGGCTGCGTGCTGCAAGGCGCGGGCGAGGGACTGTGCGCCTCCGCCGCCGGCGTCGTGCTCGCCACCCGGTTCTGGTACTCCGTACACGACAAGGCGACCACGTGGGCCGTGGCGGTCGGCAGCGCGATCGCCGTCACCGCATCGGGACTGCTCCTCTCCACCTGGGAATGGCGCATCGCGTTCCAGGTCCTGGCCGCCTTTGCTCTCCTCCTGCTCATCACTCTGCCCTTCCTGCCCGACTTCAGGTCCGCGCCGCTGTGGGACGAGCTCGGAGCAGCGGACTTCGTCGTGCTGGCGCTGGTCGCCGGCGCACACACCGCCTTTGCCTGGGCCATCGGCCTCACGGCCGCCCACGGCTGGTGGTCGCCCTCCGTCGTGGCCCTCGCGGCTCTCGCGCTGACCAT is drawn from Streptomyces sp. NBC_01232 and contains these coding sequences:
- a CDS encoding ATP-binding protein; translation: MTQVIRDGMLSHAVLVERLLAIDEAGRLLGPHRHAAAHLARVPVKTVTRWLWQARDEPPPRTPPARAGWLLKAPAWDETVWARMDTLVAAEHDLRRGRKPGPRPAADLSTPLYRARRCPCEGDHPFVAGPDCAAAGVDTLIPEADVVVTDALEQTASALRHVVAAGGVMNIDGAPGTGKTIALQYALARLPPGPDVRRVPIPVGATIAQLRHAIAGALALKVRSDNRRNTTDQALATALRSPHVLVCDDIQRLSPPALEYLCRLAADPGAPTTLILAGTGSTQALQRIPELASRILTRQHIPPLTPAQAQAVLPAFHPLWGRVPPQHIARADERCARGNFRAFAQITAHVIDAVLTNPLGYSGSALVEAACRRLGGI
- a CDS encoding acyltransferase yields the protein MVMGTEELLRLTVAALMTRTGERQNVLADGLGLSQAQISRKQAGRQHWSLEDVDGLAAHFGLHVLDLLAGPTHAVGVLHGSTPALRPSGVPAPPTAPAAQLPLAAVQLPAQPPQAPSPLTAAHMLLCVLCGQPCSEEVDGFPQHLSAEECAAAIAAATPGPAAAPVAPAPAPVPQQLPAAPPAPAPEATAELVATEPAPEAEPAPEPVKERPAKAGPAVVRGPRTYASGTLTDQIAGNVHAALQECEGDVEAAQAALTKSAIPDVMKLFKESRVGGRYEHSEFPPTADVLRKRSQKGADEIWEGRPKWRNPHVFQAAKKGETFEVTALDMNAAYLSAFKCWLPIGQLKEDTSGVHDRKKSGVHLITPAEWEHTDLPNPLGNRMEPGELWVTESTLRLLLDCARDDLADAPTIHRSLVSGGTEVLLEKLRRALAEVRKTALAEGDELTVNYVKSMYSKLVSTLGESTANRDMRRPDWMHIMRAKAFANLWMKANKIHKAGLQVVEISGTDELHVIGDWRTVFAEGRDLNQVKEKQTYTLGGKR
- a CDS encoding MFS transporter, with product MDEPELTPTAVPQEAPAPEVTPAAAYANALRKAVHGYRAAGGTQKKVAAALHISPGTLTRYLNGERTASRKTLLAIRAFLEAQQPHLPVTDWAELDELCERANLANGSPAVRLAQLKEELARVREEQQDAHHVSEERLSALEEQAVDLTDQLRQALDRAQNAESAERTLQDDVAERDENLRHAQDYTRQVEAELAQQQEQARLLLVEVGVLQEQNRRLLEGQQAVSAPETQPDPGFTPEYAHLVNRHTTAAEDATTGPQQHPQHTKRNPPEERTPTRPRPSRRTQAQARLRPPSPAWIVIAVVVMALCAYTAVTVVLAVPAVRYDLSSTLGVAASMITCNLLAAALTGWAGRPAALRYGPRLILLPGLILLAIGSLIASWTLGYDTWVTQPPAADWSALQLMTGCVLQGAGEGLCASAAGVVLATRFWYSVHDKATTWAVAVGSAIAVTASGLLLSTWEWRIAFQVLAAFALLLLITLPFLPDFRSAPLWDELGAADFVVLALVAGAHTAFAWAIGLTAAHGWWSPSVVALAALALTMLAKASRRLRRTEIPPPPNWIRGTTLLGAWVSGAVQYTAWLYCTIALQQVFDYEAWTAAALLLLAVPLAALTVFPRSFPTRLRMPARTIGFFATGGGLLWLSIGLSHPETFPTPSLTGALLLVGVGTAVQRCPPNGLGDGHQRAYVAQTKYSGALAVTLTASLITAHSHPTAAAYTVVLIVCGEAAVVVAMAGALKLARRRFRRPSQQPERAAENRP